The following are encoded in a window of Cupriavidus oxalaticus genomic DNA:
- the hemH gene encoding ferrochelatase, whose amino-acid sequence MTFSPEPVYQHGQAPRTAILLVNLGTPDAPTPKAVGRYLKEFLSDPRVVEIPRAAWLPLLHGVILPLRSRASALKYESIWLREAHMTGSPLLVYSERQAHALQRLLNQNGHEVTVACAMRYGNPSIASVMEALRRQGCEQVLVLPMYPQYSGTTTATAFDEVFRVLGQWRNQPELRLVKHFHDHPAYISALHQQVGAYWSQHGMPDFARGDKLILSFHGVPRRTLELGDPYHCECLKTGRLLGDALGLQPGQYQVTFQSRFGKAEWLQPYTAPTLAELGKVGAGRVDVFCPGFPADCIETLEEIAMEGQTEFKVAGGKDFHFIPCLNDAAPWVAAMAEIALQHLQGWPLDTPHPHELEARRSRAQTRGAAA is encoded by the coding sequence GTGGGGCGCTACCTGAAGGAATTCCTGTCCGACCCGCGCGTGGTCGAGATCCCGCGCGCCGCCTGGCTGCCGCTGTTGCATGGCGTGATCCTGCCGCTGCGCTCGCGTGCATCGGCGCTGAAGTACGAGTCGATCTGGCTGCGCGAGGCGCATATGACCGGCTCGCCGCTGCTGGTCTACAGCGAGCGCCAGGCGCATGCGCTGCAGCGGCTGCTGAACCAGAACGGCCACGAGGTCACGGTGGCGTGCGCCATGCGCTACGGCAACCCGTCGATCGCCTCGGTGATGGAGGCGCTGCGCCGCCAGGGCTGCGAGCAGGTGCTGGTGCTGCCGATGTATCCGCAGTACTCCGGCACCACTACCGCGACCGCGTTCGACGAAGTGTTCCGCGTGCTCGGCCAATGGCGCAACCAGCCCGAGCTGCGGCTGGTCAAACATTTCCATGACCACCCGGCTTATATCTCGGCGCTGCACCAGCAGGTCGGGGCCTACTGGTCACAGCATGGCATGCCCGACTTCGCGCGCGGCGACAAGCTGATCCTGTCGTTCCACGGCGTGCCGCGGCGCACGCTGGAGCTGGGGGACCCGTATCACTGCGAGTGCCTGAAGACCGGCCGGCTGCTGGGTGACGCGCTGGGCCTGCAGCCGGGGCAGTACCAGGTGACGTTCCAGTCTCGTTTCGGCAAGGCGGAGTGGCTGCAGCCGTACACGGCCCCGACGCTGGCCGAACTCGGCAAGGTTGGCGCCGGCCGGGTCGATGTGTTCTGCCCGGGCTTCCCGGCAGACTGCATCGAGACGCTGGAGGAAATCGCGATGGAAGGGCAGACCGAGTTCAAGGTCGCGGGCGGCAAGGATTTCCACTTTATTCCTTGCCTGAACGACGCGGCGCCGTGGGTGGCGGCGATGGCGGAGATTGCCCTGCAGCACCTGCAGGGCTGGCCGCTCGATACGCCGCACCCGCATGAACTGGAAGCGCGCCGCTCGCGCGCGCAGACCCGGGGAGCCGCAGCATGA